A stretch of Elgaria multicarinata webbii isolate HBS135686 ecotype San Diego chromosome 5, rElgMul1.1.pri, whole genome shotgun sequence DNA encodes these proteins:
- the LOC134399325 gene encoding hemoglobin subunit beta-like — protein sequence MVHWTAEEKQYIQGLWSKVDVASIGGEALATLLFVYPWTQRFFQDFGNLSSYAAISSNAKVKAHGKKVFNAFGEGVKHLDNIKETFAKLSELHCDKLHVDPENFRLLGDVLITLLAAHYGKEFNACYHAAFQKLVSVVSHALAHRYH from the exons ATGGTGCACTGGACCGCCGAAGAGAAGCAGTACATTCAAGGCCTTTGGAGCAAGGTCGACGTTGCTTCCATCGGGGGCGAGGCCCTTGCCAC ccTGCTCTTCGTCtatccctggacccagaggttcTTCCAGGACTTTGGGAACCTCTCCAGTTATGCCGCCATCAGTAGCAACGCCAAGGTCAAGGCCCACGGCAAGAAGGTGTTCAACGCCTTCGGGGAAGGCGTCAAGCACCTGGACAACATCAAGGAGACGTTCGCCAAGCTGAGCGAGCTGCACTGCGACAAGCTGCACGTGGACCCCGAGAACTTCAGG ctCCTGGGTGACGTCCTCATTACGCTCCTAGCGGCCCACTACGGGAAGGAGTTCAACGCGTGCTACCATGCTGCGTTTCAGAAGCTGGTCAGCGTGGTGTCCCACGCTCTGGCCCACCGGTACCACTAA